A portion of the Calothrix sp. 336/3 genome contains these proteins:
- a CDS encoding caspase family protein: MKRRRFFQHFGSILALLGASEAGWFTWESGYLPALAESSPRKLALLVGINQYSHGGTLGGCLTDVELQRELLIHRFGFIGSDILTLTDGAASRESLESAFVEHLSKQAQPGDVVFFHFSGYGSYVKSDTAADSLLKALIPADGIEIKAGQQEANYLLEETLFLMLRSLSTDKITAILDTSYNSLSQYLPAELITRSYQTPATAIFTNTELELRKQLPEKATQEALILQATAAPGQQAREIQLSGMNAGLFTYALTQYLWEITPATTIQFCLSQINSSIQQIGGNQESSWLSTKKNQQRALLTENLLPKTDIGAEAIITAVEDEGKTVQLSLAGIPPQVLESYGVNSRLRLVQPGDGELILRSRTGLTAKAQVTNSQTMPKIGNLAQETVRIIPRNINLTVALDSKLARIERVDATSAFANIERVSSVVIGEQTADYVFAKQPTSQDKELINNSASRYSLFSLSGERLPNTLGEAGEAVKVAVQRLAPKLQTFLGAKLWRLTENAASSQLQVKATLEVINGISPRGIMQRQTWRSRTWENGNKKLNNPDSTAIPEISIGSRVQYRVQNFGDRPLYVTLVGLNSARMAIALYPWQTEKTPENPQNPSQIQDVVIPPGQTITIPQTPSGFEWVIQSPTFWCETQLIFSTAPFTQTTTALSNYPHGEQQRIFPLLNPLEVAQAILQDLHNASTATVDTNNIPGDSYLWDVNHWASLGFMFQVVS; this comes from the coding sequence ATGAAGCGACGCAGATTTTTCCAACATTTTGGCTCGATTCTCGCGTTATTAGGTGCAAGTGAAGCTGGATGGTTTACTTGGGAGAGTGGCTATTTGCCAGCTTTGGCAGAATCTAGTCCGCGTAAATTAGCCCTATTAGTGGGTATTAACCAATATTCCCATGGGGGAACTTTAGGTGGTTGCTTGACGGATGTCGAGCTACAAAGAGAACTTTTAATACATCGGTTTGGTTTTATTGGGTCAGATATTCTGACTTTGACCGATGGTGCTGCTAGTCGGGAATCTCTGGAAAGTGCTTTTGTTGAGCATTTAAGTAAGCAAGCTCAACCGGGAGATGTGGTATTTTTCCATTTTAGCGGTTATGGTAGCTACGTTAAATCTGATACTGCTGCTGATTCTCTACTGAAAGCTTTAATTCCTGCGGATGGCATAGAAATAAAAGCTGGGCAGCAAGAGGCGAATTATCTGTTAGAAGAGACATTATTTTTAATGTTGCGATCGCTATCAACGGATAAAATAACCGCCATATTAGATACCAGCTACAACAGCTTAAGTCAGTATCTACCAGCAGAACTAATCACACGCAGTTATCAGACACCAGCGACAGCTATTTTCACAAATACAGAATTGGAGTTACGCAAGCAACTGCCAGAAAAAGCAACTCAGGAAGCGTTAATTTTACAAGCCACAGCCGCACCTGGGCAACAAGCTAGGGAAATTCAATTATCGGGAATGAATGCAGGTTTATTTACCTATGCTTTAACCCAGTACCTCTGGGAAATTACCCCAGCAACAACGATACAATTTTGCCTATCTCAGATTAATAGTTCCATACAGCAAATAGGTGGTAATCAAGAATCTAGCTGGTTATCAACAAAGAAAAATCAACAAAGAGCGCTGCTGACAGAAAATTTACTCCCCAAAACTGATATTGGAGCCGAGGCAATCATTACCGCCGTTGAGGATGAGGGCAAAACTGTACAATTATCCTTAGCCGGAATACCACCACAAGTTTTAGAATCCTACGGCGTAAATTCACGTTTGCGATTAGTGCAACCAGGAGACGGAGAGTTAATTCTGCGATCGCGCACTGGATTAACAGCGAAAGCGCAAGTCACCAATAGTCAAACTATGCCAAAAATCGGAAATTTGGCACAGGAGACAGTGCGAATTATCCCCCGCAATATTAATTTAACCGTTGCCCTCGATAGCAAATTAGCCAGAATAGAAAGAGTTGATGCCACCAGTGCCTTTGCTAATATTGAACGAGTCTCCAGTGTGGTAATTGGAGAGCAAACAGCTGATTACGTTTTTGCCAAACAGCCAACTAGTCAAGACAAGGAATTAATTAATAACTCTGCCAGTCGTTACAGCTTATTTTCTTTGAGCGGAGAAAGACTACCCAATACCCTGGGGGAAGCGGGGGAAGCGGTGAAAGTTGCAGTGCAAAGATTAGCTCCCAAGTTGCAAACTTTCCTAGGGGCAAAACTGTGGCGTTTGACAGAAAATGCTGCTTCTTCCCAATTACAGGTGAAAGCAACCTTAGAAGTAATTAACGGTATTTCACCCCGTGGGATTATGCAACGTCAAACCTGGCGCAGTCGAACCTGGGAAAATGGCAATAAAAAACTGAATAACCCCGATAGTACCGCAATTCCCGAAATTTCTATCGGTAGTCGGGTGCAATATCGAGTTCAAAATTTTGGCGATCGCCCCCTCTATGTCACCCTGGTTGGTTTAAATAGTGCCAGGATGGCGATCGCTCTCTATCCTTGGCAAACAGAAAAGACTCCCGAAAATCCCCAGAATCCCTCCCAAATTCAGGATGTAGTCATTCCTCCAGGGCAAACTATCACCATCCCCCAAACACCATCCGGTTTTGAATGGGTAATCCAAAGTCCCACTTTTTGGTGCGAAACTCAATTAATCTTCAGTACTGCTCCCTTTACCCAAACCACCACCGCATTAAGTAACTATCCCCACGGGGAACAACAAAGGATTTTTCCCCTACTTAATCCCCTAGAAGTTGCCCAGGCAATTCTGCAAGACTTACACAATGCTAGTACCGCCACGGTAGATACAAATAATATACCTGGAGATTCCTACCTTTGGGATGTCAATCATTGGGCAAGTTTAGGATTTATGTTCCAGGTAGTTAGTTGA
- a CDS encoding 1-deoxy-D-xylulose-5-phosphate reductoisomerase — MKAITLLGSTGSIGTQTLDIVAQNPEKFRIVGLAAGNNVEMLAAQIRQFRPQIAAIWAEEKLPALKAAISDLEIQPILLAGDSGIIEVARYGDSESVVTGIVGCAGLLPTIAAIEAGKDIALANKETLIAGGPVVLPLVEKHGVKLLPADSEHSAIFQCLQGVPQGGLHKILLTASGGAFRDWDAQQLANVTVADALKHPNWSMGKKITVDSATLMNKGLEVIEAHFLFGLDYDDIEIVIHPQSIIHSLIELQDTSVLAQLGWPDMRLPLLYAMSYPERIYTNWERLNLVKAGNLTFREPDHQKYPCMKLAYAAGRAGGSMPAVLNAANEQAVALFLAEKIHYLDIAKCIEIVCDRHQNDNRSHPNLEDILAADKWARQAVLEVSAKLAPPMPTVSLR; from the coding sequence GTGAAAGCGATTACTCTTCTTGGCTCTACTGGTTCTATTGGTACTCAAACCTTAGATATTGTTGCCCAAAATCCCGAAAAGTTTCGTATTGTCGGGTTAGCAGCAGGGAATAATGTGGAAATGCTGGCAGCACAAATTCGCCAGTTTCGTCCGCAAATTGCTGCAATTTGGGCAGAGGAAAAGTTACCAGCACTGAAAGCGGCAATTAGTGACTTAGAAATCCAACCAATTTTACTGGCTGGTGACTCTGGCATTATTGAAGTTGCCCGCTATGGTGACTCGGAAAGTGTGGTGACTGGGATTGTCGGTTGTGCAGGTTTACTACCAACGATCGCCGCAATTGAAGCTGGTAAAGATATTGCCCTGGCGAATAAGGAAACCCTAATTGCTGGTGGTCCAGTAGTGTTACCCTTAGTAGAAAAGCATGGTGTAAAATTACTCCCGGCTGACTCCGAACATTCCGCGATTTTTCAATGTCTGCAAGGAGTTCCCCAAGGTGGATTGCATAAAATTTTACTCACAGCTTCCGGTGGTGCATTCCGAGATTGGGACGCTCAACAACTAGCAAATGTCACCGTTGCCGATGCTCTCAAACATCCTAACTGGTCGATGGGTAAGAAAATCACCGTAGACTCTGCCACCTTGATGAATAAGGGTTTAGAGGTCATTGAAGCCCATTTCCTCTTTGGTTTAGACTATGATGACATCGAAATTGTTATCCATCCCCAAAGTATTATTCATTCCTTGATTGAGTTGCAAGATACTTCAGTATTAGCCCAACTGGGTTGGCCCGATATGCGTCTCCCCTTGTTGTATGCTATGTCTTATCCCGAACGTATTTATACCAATTGGGAGCGTTTAAATTTAGTCAAGGCAGGTAATTTAACCTTCCGAGAGCCAGATCATCAAAAATATCCTTGCATGAAATTAGCATATGCGGCGGGGCGTGCAGGTGGTTCCATGCCAGCAGTTTTAAATGCAGCCAATGAGCAAGCTGTAGCCCTATTTTTAGCAGAAAAAATTCACTATTTAGATATTGCCAAGTGCATTGAAATTGTCTGCGATCGCCACCAAAACGATAACCGCAGTCATCCCAATTTAGAAGACATTTTAGCGGCAGACAAATGGGCAAGACAGGCAGTTTTAGAAGTTAGTGCA
- the sat gene encoding sulfate adenylyltransferase, whose translation MTLSKNPDSIAPHGGQLVNRIATPEQREFFLSKGDYLPRVELDQRAVSDLEMIAIGGFSPLTGFMNQQDYDRVVTEMRLANGTVWSIPVTLSVTEEVAAPLQIGGLVRLDDPTGRYVGVLELKEKYTYDKEREAINVYRTNDIKHPGVKVLYDQGSVNLAGEVWLLQRDSHPLFPAYQIDPAESRKMFQAKGWKTIVGFQTRNPIHRAHEYIQKCAMETVDGLFLHPLVGATKEDDIPADVRMRCYEILLENYYPADRVILAINPAAMRYAGPREAIFHALVRKNYGCTHFIVGRDHAGVGDYYGTYDAQYIFDEFAPEELGIIPMKFEHAFYCTRTKQMATTKTSASTPAERVHLSGTKVREMLRRGELPPPEFSRPEVAAELARAMRVPMSVV comes from the coding sequence ATGACTTTGAGCAAGAATCCAGACAGCATCGCTCCCCACGGTGGGCAATTGGTGAATCGCATCGCTACACCGGAACAACGAGAGTTCTTTCTTTCTAAAGGTGATTATTTACCACGGGTAGAGCTTGACCAAAGGGCAGTATCAGACTTAGAAATGATCGCGATCGGTGGTTTCAGCCCTCTGACTGGTTTTATGAACCAGCAAGATTACGATCGCGTAGTTACAGAAATGCGACTAGCTAATGGTACCGTTTGGTCAATCCCCGTCACTCTTTCAGTGACTGAAGAAGTTGCTGCACCCCTACAAATAGGTGGTTTGGTGCGTCTGGATGACCCCACAGGGAGATATGTTGGGGTATTGGAACTCAAAGAAAAATATACCTACGATAAAGAGCGGGAAGCAATCAATGTCTACCGCACCAACGATATTAAACACCCTGGTGTGAAAGTTTTATATGACCAAGGTTCTGTAAACCTAGCAGGAGAAGTTTGGTTACTCCAACGGGATTCCCATCCTTTATTCCCCGCTTACCAAATTGACCCCGCAGAATCGCGGAAAATGTTTCAGGCAAAGGGTTGGAAAACAATTGTCGGTTTCCAAACTCGTAACCCCATCCACCGTGCCCATGAGTATATCCAAAAATGTGCCATGGAAACCGTAGATGGTTTATTCCTCCATCCTTTAGTGGGTGCAACGAAGGAAGATGATATCCCTGCGGATGTGCGGATGCGCTGTTACGAAATTCTCCTAGAGAACTACTATCCCGCAGATCGGGTAATTTTGGCAATTAACCCAGCCGCAATGCGATATGCTGGTCCCCGTGAGGCAATTTTCCACGCCTTAGTACGGAAAAACTATGGTTGTACCCATTTTATCGTAGGGCGCGACCATGCCGGCGTTGGTGATTACTATGGTACCTATGACGCGCAATATATCTTTGATGAATTCGCGCCAGAAGAACTGGGTATTATTCCCATGAAGTTTGAACACGCTTTTTACTGCACTCGTACTAAGCAAATGGCAACCACAAAAACTAGTGCAAGTACACCCGCAGAACGGGTTCACCTTTCTGGAACCAAAGTTCGGGAAATGTTGCGTCGTGGGGAGTTACCACCTCCAGAATTTTCTCGTCCCGAAGTTGCTGCGGAGCTAGCGCGGGCAATGCGAGTCCCTATGAGTGTAGTTTAG